A stretch of Lathyrus oleraceus cultivar Zhongwan6 chromosome 6, CAAS_Psat_ZW6_1.0, whole genome shotgun sequence DNA encodes these proteins:
- the LOC127091586 gene encoding uncharacterized protein LOC127091586 — protein sequence MESSKRNMYSFKFKDPDLKNLRNLVSQMHPVYIINFGKNYGNLLSILNQQVDHTTLITLAQFYDLPLRCFTFKDFQLAPKLEEFEGLVRIPMKDKPLFEGTDESFPLEVISSALHMDEKEAKENLETKGNTKGFSLSFLLERAHTLLKAESWDAYYSAIALAIYGIVLFPNMDGFVDMTAICVFLTRNPVPTLLADVYYHISHRYTKKKGLISCCAPLLYQWFLEHLPKIGAWVEQSDVSWPQRLGSLRSEDLSWYSKEYINVDIIFSCGNFPNLLLIGTQGCINANAVLSLRQLGYPMEDPP from the coding sequence atggaatcaagcaaaagaaacaTGTACTCCTTCAAGTTCAAAGATCCCGATCTAAAGAATTTACGTAACTTGGTCTCTCAGATGCACCCTGTATACATAATCAACTTTGGAAAGAATTATGGAAATTTACTCAGCATCCTCAATCAACAAGTGGACCATACAACCTTGATCACTTTAGCCCAATTTTATGACttacctttaagatgcttcacattcAAAGACTTCCAGCTAGCACCAAAGTTGGAAGAATTCGAGGGTCTGGTTAGGATTCCTATGAAGGACAAGCCACTATTTGAAGGGACAGATGAATCTTTCCCTCTCGAGGTCATTTCCAGTGCGCTTCACATGGATGAAAAGGAAGCAAAAGAAAATTTAGAGACCAAAGGAAATACCAAAGGGTTTTCACTAAGTTTTCTTTTGGAAAGAGCTCATACCCTGTTGAAGGCAGAAAGTTGGGATGCTTATTACTCTGCTATTGCATTGGCTATCTATGGCATCGTCTTGTTCCCTAATATGGATGGTTTCGTAGACATGACTGCCATTTGTGTCTTCCTTACTAGGAACCCAGTACCCACTTTGTTAGCCGATGTCTATTATCATATAAGTCATAGGTATACTAAGAAGAAGGGATTGATTTcttgttgtgctcctttattGTATCAGTGGTTTCTGGAACATCTTCCGAAGATAGGTGCTTGGGTTGAACAGTCAGATGTTAGTTGGCCTCAGAGATTGGGATCACTCCGATCTGAAGATCTCTCTTGGTACTCCAAAGAATATATCAACGTAGACATCATATTCAGTTGTGGAAATTTCCCAAATCTACTGCTCATTGGAACTCAAGGATGTATAAATGCTAATGCAGTTCTATCACTCAGACAACTTGGCTACCCAATGGAAGACCCTCCATAG